The genomic DNA TCAACCCGGTACTCCATCTTCTCTTCCCGGTGCTGGGCATCGCGGCGTTCGTACCGGCGCTGCTGACGGCCGCCGGAATCCCGGTCTTCGATTTCGTCTCGGAGCTCAGCGCCCCCGTCTCGTACGCCGGCCCGGTGGTCGGCATCTGGATGCTCATCGGTATCGGTGTGCTGGTGGTGCTGGTGCGCAGGCATCCGGAGCGGGTGGCACAGACTGGTCGGATCCATCTGGACGAGGCCCCGGAGGCCGTCGTCGACGTCGAGGCAGGAGCAGAACAGCGATGAGCGACCCGCGGATCCTGACGGTGCGCCCCAAGGAGGACGAGTACGCATGGACCTTCGGCGGTGCGGCGCCGGTGGCCCGGATCGAGCCCGGCACCTTCCTCGACGTGTACACGGAGGACTGCTTCGCGGGCCGGGTGCGCTCCGAGAAGGACCTGGTCTCCGCCGTCTGCGAGTTCCCGTTCCTCAACCCGCAGACCGGTCCTTTCCATGTCGTGGGGGCGGAGCCGGGCGATACCGTCGCGGTGCACTTCGTGTCGATCGAACCGGCCAGGGACTGGGCGGCGTCCACGACCGTGCCGCTGTTCGGCGCCCTCACCTCCACCCATACGACGGCTTCGTTGCAGGCCCCGCTGCCGGAGGTGGTGTGGATGTGGCAGCTCGACCGGGCCCGCCGCACCTGTCTCTTCAGCGCCCGCGACAGCGACATCCAGGTGGAGCTGCCGATGGATCCGATGCACGGGACGGTCGGGGTGGCTCCGGCCAATCTGGAGGTGCGTTCCGCGCTGGTGCCGGACGCGCACGGCGGAAACATGGACACGCCCGAGATGCGGGCCGGGGTCACCTGCTATCTGGGGGTCAATGTCGAAGGTGCGCTGTTGAGTCTGGGTGATGGCCATGCCCGGCAGGGTGAGGGCGAGACCTGTGGGGTCGCGGTTGAGTGCGCGATGAACACGGTGGTGCTGGTCGAGCTGCTGAAGGGTGTCGCGACGCCGTGGCCGCGGATCGAGTCGGACACCCATCTGATCTCGACCGGTTCTGCCCGCCCTCTCGAAGACGCCTTCCGCGTATCGCAGTTGGACCTGGTGCAGTGGCTGGCACGCGACTACGGGCTCTCCGAGCTCGATGCGTACCAGCTGATCAGCCAGGCCGGTGAAGCTCCGTTGGCGAATGTCTGCGACACCAACTACACCTGTGTGGCGAAGATCCGCAAGAATTGGCTGCCTGCGGGTGATCCTCATGGTGGGCTGCACCGTCATCTGCGGGAGACCGCCGCACTGCTTCCCAGCCCCTGATCCTGGAACCTCCCTCCCCGCACAGGAGCATTCATGCACCGCAGAAGGATCCTTCAGGGCGCCGCGGCGACGGCGGCCGCCGCTCTGCTCCCGGCCTCCACCCGCGCGATGGCCTCTTCCACGGCGGGCTCCACCGACTATCCGCTCGCGCACTGGATTCCGGCCTCCACCGCCAACTACACCGCCTCGACGCGCCCTTCGGCGTATCCGGTGGAGTACGTGATCATCCATGTCACGCAGGAGCTGTTCTCGGACGCGATCGGGATCTTCCAGAATCCGGCGAAGCAGGTATCCGCCCACTATGTGGTGCGTTCGGCCGACGGGTACATCGCGCAGTGCGTCCGGGAACAGGACATCGCCTGGCACGCGGGAAATTGGGACTACAACACGCGCAGTGTCGGCATCGAGCACGAGGGCTGGGTGGACCGGCCGGCGTACTTCACCGACGCCCTGTACGAGCAGTCGGCGCTGCTGACCGCTTCGGTCTGCGACCGCTACGGCATCCCCAAGGACCGTGCACACATTCTCGGACACGTCGAGGTACCGGGCACCGATCACACCGATCCCGGACCCAGCTGGGACTGGGTGCGCTACATCCGCCTCGTCAACCTCTTCAGCGCCGGCTGAACCGCAGCCTCGTGTGACTGCTCTCCGCACCGAGGTTGTCGCAGAGCCCTGCTGCGACGACGATGGGGTTGCACGACACCCCTTGGACGGGAGGGCGAGTTGACGGACCCCTGGGTAGCCCTGACCGCCGATACGGACCTCGTCGAACGGCTCGGCGAACTGCGTCACGCACACGAGGTGTTCACCACCGCGGGCCGGCTGGAGCTGCCGGTACGATCCGTGGTCGGCGAGTCGTGGCGGCGCTCGGCCCGGGCCCGGGTCAGTCCGGACGGCGCGGCCCAGGTCGAACTGGGCGCGGACGAGCTCGGACCGTACCGGGAGGGACATCCGCTGGCCCGTGCCATGCCGGTGATCCGTGAACTGATGAGTGCGTACGCCACGGACGGAGAGCACCTCCTCGCGGTGTGCGACGCGTACGGCAGGCTGCTCTGGGTCGAAGGACACGAGACGACACGGCGGCGCGCGGGACGGATGAACTTCGTGGAGGGTGCCCGCTGGTCCGAGTCCGTGGCGGGGACGAACGCGCCGGGGACCGCGATCGCCGTGGACCGGCCGGTGCAGGTGTTCGCCGCCGAGCACTTCCTGCGTCCGGTGCAGCAGTGGACCTGCGCCGCGGCGCCCCTTCACGATCCGCGCACAGGGCGGGTACTGGGCGCCGTCGACATCACCGGCGGGAACCGGCTCGCGCACCCGCACAGTCTGGCGTTCGTCCAGGCGGTGGCGCGCGCGGCGGAGTCCCAGCTCGCTCTGCTCGCACCCTCGCCCGCCGAGGAGTCCGTACAGCTCAGCGCGCTCGGCCGGGACGAGGCACTGCTCGTCGCGGGCGGCCGCAAGATCCGGCTCAGCAGACGGCACAGCGAGATACTGGTGACACTGGCCCGCCATCCGGAAGGCCTGGGCGGCGACGAACTTCTCATCGAACTGTACGAGGACGAGTCGGTGACCCCGGTGACGCTACGGGCCGAACTCTCGCGGCTGCGAAGGCTCCTCGGCCCCGAACTCCTGCTCTCCCGCCCGTACCGGTTCGCCGCCCCGGTCGACGCCGACTTCGACACCGTGGCGCGCAGGCTCGCGTCCGGTGCGGTGGCGGCGGCGCTCAGCGCGTACGCGGGGCCACTGCTGCCCGGATCGCAGGCACCGTCCGTCGCCCGGCTGAGGCGCCGGCTCGACGATCAACTGCGGGCCTCGCTGATCGCGCGCGGTGACCCGGGGCTGCTGGCGGACTGGGCGTACAGCCCGTGGGGCGAGGAAGACCTCCCGGTGTGGCAGGCGCTGGCCGCCGCGGCGCCGCCCGGGCAGCGGGCGGCGCCGCTGGCCAGGGCGCGCGAGCTCGACGCCGAACAGCGCTGAGGGCTGTCCCGTCATCCCTGGCGGGCAGACAGCGACAGCTACGGCACCTCGCCACGTTGTCGGGACGCCCGCATGCGCCGAGTACGATCACGCCCCTCCGCCTTGCGATGCACCGCATCCGACACCACGCGCTGATCCATCAGGAATCACGGGACAGCCTTGGGGCTGTCCGGCCGATCGAAGCCGGGGCCGCGACGCCCAGCACGACCGCGCGCAACGGGCTTGCAACGTTGCGCTGCCTAGCCTCGCGCCGAGGGCCGTCCAACGGCGGGCGGCACCGGATCCGGGAGGCCACAGAGATGACCCGTTACGCTGCGCCGGGCACCG from Streptomyces sp. NBC_01707 includes the following:
- a CDS encoding GAF domain-containing protein, with protein sequence MTDPWVALTADTDLVERLGELRHAHEVFTTAGRLELPVRSVVGESWRRSARARVSPDGAAQVELGADELGPYREGHPLARAMPVIRELMSAYATDGEHLLAVCDAYGRLLWVEGHETTRRRAGRMNFVEGARWSESVAGTNAPGTAIAVDRPVQVFAAEHFLRPVQQWTCAAAPLHDPRTGRVLGAVDITGGNRLAHPHSLAFVQAVARAAESQLALLAPSPAEESVQLSALGRDEALLVAGGRKIRLSRRHSEILVTLARHPEGLGGDELLIELYEDESVTPVTLRAELSRLRRLLGPELLLSRPYRFAAPVDADFDTVARRLASGAVAAALSAYAGPLLPGSQAPSVARLRRRLDDQLRASLIARGDPGLLADWAYSPWGEEDLPVWQALAAAAPPGQRAAPLARARELDAEQR
- a CDS encoding N-acetylmuramoyl-L-alanine amidase, which codes for MHRRRILQGAAATAAAALLPASTRAMASSTAGSTDYPLAHWIPASTANYTASTRPSAYPVEYVIIHVTQELFSDAIGIFQNPAKQVSAHYVVRSADGYIAQCVREQDIAWHAGNWDYNTRSVGIEHEGWVDRPAYFTDALYEQSALLTASVCDRYGIPKDRAHILGHVEVPGTDHTDPGPSWDWVRYIRLVNLFSAG
- a CDS encoding acetamidase/formamidase family protein encodes the protein MSDPRILTVRPKEDEYAWTFGGAAPVARIEPGTFLDVYTEDCFAGRVRSEKDLVSAVCEFPFLNPQTGPFHVVGAEPGDTVAVHFVSIEPARDWAASTTVPLFGALTSTHTTASLQAPLPEVVWMWQLDRARRTCLFSARDSDIQVELPMDPMHGTVGVAPANLEVRSALVPDAHGGNMDTPEMRAGVTCYLGVNVEGALLSLGDGHARQGEGETCGVAVECAMNTVVLVELLKGVATPWPRIESDTHLISTGSARPLEDAFRVSQLDLVQWLARDYGLSELDAYQLISQAGEAPLANVCDTNYTCVAKIRKNWLPAGDPHGGLHRHLRETAALLPSP